A stretch of Desulfobacter hydrogenophilus DNA encodes these proteins:
- a CDS encoding Maf family protein produces the protein MKTINKENIILASGSPRRKELMIQAGIDFKIHVADIDESKVDPGMAPENYVGLLSKTKAQAVAVNYPDAWTIGADTIVAVDDTILGKPTGHRQAVAMLSRLSNREHNVFTAFTITRPDADDVVTRFVNTRVRFKALSNDEINWYADTKEPYDKAGGYGIQGIGAFLVKEISGSYTNVVGLPVCELIDALMYLGAISFKEEK, from the coding sequence ATGAAAACGATCAACAAAGAGAACATTATTCTTGCCTCGGGTTCACCCCGCCGAAAAGAGCTTATGATCCAGGCTGGTATAGATTTCAAAATTCATGTGGCTGATATTGACGAATCTAAAGTAGATCCAGGTATGGCACCCGAAAACTATGTTGGTTTATTGTCAAAAACCAAGGCCCAAGCCGTGGCCGTGAACTATCCTGATGCCTGGACTATTGGGGCCGACACAATTGTGGCGGTTGATGATACAATTTTAGGTAAACCTACCGGCCACCGGCAGGCAGTTGCCATGTTAAGCCGGCTCAGCAACAGAGAACACAATGTATTTACCGCCTTCACCATCACCAGACCGGATGCCGATGATGTCGTTACCCGGTTTGTAAACACCCGGGTGCGGTTTAAAGCACTGTCCAATGATGAGATCAACTGGTACGCAGACACAAAAGAACCCTATGACAAGGCAGGAGGCTATGGAATACAGGGCATTGGGGCCTTTTTGGTTAAAGAGATATCCGGATCTTATACCAACGTTGTCGGCCTGCCCGTGTGTGAACTCATTGATGCCCTGATGTATTTGGGGGCAATCAGTTTTAAGGAAGAAAAATAG